A stretch of the Taeniopygia guttata chromosome 3, bTaeGut7.mat, whole genome shotgun sequence genome encodes the following:
- the MGME1 gene encoding mitochondrial genome maintenance exonuclease 1 isoform X1, which translates to MQFLQILSRKPGSLEVLFQIPFCQKQFPYTCLSTSACVYSKKKKGNSYEQVDQEKYKNLVRSVTSYKNRAQTPETILEEDNFLYGPPVKHTPPVKAGTKTPKNWVPLINPSKRILPASSDSNVPMKIGLQRTKMPSVTRILQQTLSPQQVFYLERWKQKMIEELGKEGFEEYTKNLFLQGELFHSALESIFLSEETAARDQGRDDVVAGYLSSVEHVLEDISEVKALESGVHHKTLQYLGLVDCVAKYRDRLCVIDWKTSEKPKPFLQNTYDNPLQVAAYIGAINHDANYDFQGLNITHPQNSCPWFSLELLRALGSRFLEHLNIKSPSVLQFAVGSLWLPTRTALRHIRISWILTCALTTGISGSCAWRSTWTKTDPH; encoded by the exons ATGCAATTCCTACAGATTCTGTCCAGGAAACCAGGGAGCCTGGAAGTGCTTTTTCAAATACCATTTTGCCAAAAACAATTCCCATACACATGTCTGTCTACCTCTGCATGTGTTtatagcaaaaagaaaaaaggaaatagttATGAACAAGTTGACCAAGAAAAATACAAGAACTTGGTCCGCTCTGTTACATCTTACAAAAACAGAGCCCAAACACCAGAGACAATACTTGAGGAAGACAATTTTTTATATGGGCCACCAGTTAAACACACACCTCCAGTTAAAGCTGGGACAAAAACTCCCAAGAATTGGGTTCCTTTAATAAACCCCAGCAAGAGAATTCTTCCTGCCAGCAGTGATTCAAACGTCCCTATGAAAATCGGGTTACAAAGAACGAAGATGCCCAGTGTTACCCGCATCCTTCAACAAACCCTCTCCCCACAGCAAGTCTTCTATCTGGAAAGATGGAAGCAGAAAATGATAGAGGAGCTTGGAAAAGAGGGATTTGAAGAGTATACCAAAA ATCTTTTTCTCCAAGGAGAGCTCTTCCATTCAGCTTTGGAATCGATATTCCTGTCTGAAGAGACAGCAGCTAGGGACCAGGGTAGAGATGATGTTGTGGCTGGCTACTTATCCAGTGTGGAACATGTCTTGGAAGACATCAGCGAGGTGAAGGCTCTGGAAAGTGGAGTTCACCACAAGACCCTGCAATACCTGGGCCTGGTTGACTGCGTGGCCAAGTATCG ggacCGACTCTGTGTGATTGACTGGAAAACTTCAGAGAAGCCAAAACCATTTCTGCAGAATACTTATGACAACCCATTACAGGTTGCAGCGTATATTGGAGCCATAAATCATGATGCCAATTATGACTTCCAG GGTTTAAATATCACTCATCCTCAGAATTCATGTCCCTGGTTTTCACTGGAGTTACTCAGAGCTTTGGGCTCAAGGTTTTTGGAGCATTTGAATATTAAGTCTCCAAGTGTTTTACA GTTCGCTGTGGGCTCATTGTGGTTGCCTACAAGGACGGCTCTCCGGCACATCCGCATTTCATGGATCCTGACCTGTGCTCTCACTACTGGAATAAGTGGCTCTTGCGCCTGGAGGAGTACATGGACAAAAACTGACCCACACTAA
- the MGME1 gene encoding mitochondrial genome maintenance exonuclease 1 isoform X2, whose protein sequence is MQFLQILSRKPGSLEVLFQIPFCQKQFPYTCLSTSACVYSKKKKGNSYEQVDQEKYKNLVRSVTSYKNRAQTPETILEEDNFLYGPPVKHTPPVKAGTKTPKNWVPLINPSKRILPASSDSNVPMKIGLQRTKMPSVTRILQQTLSPQQVFYLERWKQKMIEELGKEGFEEYTKNLFLQGELFHSALESIFLSEETAARDQGRDDVVAGYLSSVEHVLEDISEVKALESGVHHKTLQYLGLVDCVAKYRDRLCVIDWKTSEKPKPFLQNTYDNPLQVAAYIGAINHDANYDFQVRCGLIVVAYKDGSPAHPHFMDPDLCSHYWNKWLLRLEEYMDKN, encoded by the exons ATGCAATTCCTACAGATTCTGTCCAGGAAACCAGGGAGCCTGGAAGTGCTTTTTCAAATACCATTTTGCCAAAAACAATTCCCATACACATGTCTGTCTACCTCTGCATGTGTTtatagcaaaaagaaaaaaggaaatagttATGAACAAGTTGACCAAGAAAAATACAAGAACTTGGTCCGCTCTGTTACATCTTACAAAAACAGAGCCCAAACACCAGAGACAATACTTGAGGAAGACAATTTTTTATATGGGCCACCAGTTAAACACACACCTCCAGTTAAAGCTGGGACAAAAACTCCCAAGAATTGGGTTCCTTTAATAAACCCCAGCAAGAGAATTCTTCCTGCCAGCAGTGATTCAAACGTCCCTATGAAAATCGGGTTACAAAGAACGAAGATGCCCAGTGTTACCCGCATCCTTCAACAAACCCTCTCCCCACAGCAAGTCTTCTATCTGGAAAGATGGAAGCAGAAAATGATAGAGGAGCTTGGAAAAGAGGGATTTGAAGAGTATACCAAAA ATCTTTTTCTCCAAGGAGAGCTCTTCCATTCAGCTTTGGAATCGATATTCCTGTCTGAAGAGACAGCAGCTAGGGACCAGGGTAGAGATGATGTTGTGGCTGGCTACTTATCCAGTGTGGAACATGTCTTGGAAGACATCAGCGAGGTGAAGGCTCTGGAAAGTGGAGTTCACCACAAGACCCTGCAATACCTGGGCCTGGTTGACTGCGTGGCCAAGTATCG ggacCGACTCTGTGTGATTGACTGGAAAACTTCAGAGAAGCCAAAACCATTTCTGCAGAATACTTATGACAACCCATTACAGGTTGCAGCGTATATTGGAGCCATAAATCATGATGCCAATTATGACTTCCAG GTTCGCTGTGGGCTCATTGTGGTTGCCTACAAGGACGGCTCTCCGGCACATCCGCATTTCATGGATCCTGACCTGTGCTCTCACTACTGGAATAAGTGGCTCTTGCGCCTGGAGGAGTACATGGACAAAAACTGA